The window AAATTAAACATATATTATTAGCCAACCAGGAGACGCCGGATAAAATAGAATCCTTATCCGACCGGCCGACATTAGCAGATGCCGACACCTCAATTTACGGACAATTAGGAGGTGTGATATGAAACCGGCAACTCTATTGCCGCTCAAGAATAATCTCAAAAAGCTCAAGCTTTTGAACATGCTTTGCCACTTTGAAGAACAGAACCGTCAGGGCCAAGAAGACGGTCTTGCGTACGACGAGTTTCTTCTGGCATTAACAAAAACCCTGCCGTCAACCAAGCCTTCATCGCGACTGAAAAGACATCACAAAAAAAACGGGCACTCACAATTTAATGTAAGTGCCCGTTTTTATAACTGGTCGGGACGAGAGGATTTGAACCTCCGACCCCCTGAACCCCATTCAGGTACGCTACCAAGCTGCGCTACGTCCCGTTTTAATAACTAATTCTTTATTCTTGCTGCAGATGGTTTTCGATCAACGAGCGAATCGTCTGCAATTCATTTCTTAAATTTCTCAGGCAGATCTCGGCGGACGGCGACACCTTCTTTTCTTGTCCCGCAGCCATGATTTCTCTGATTTTCTTTCTCGTTCCCTCAATGGTGTAGCGCTCTTCATGCAGAAGACGCCGGATCCGGCATAAGGCGATCACATCACAACGTCGATACAGCCTTTGTTTTCCATTACTTTTTTCCGGCTTGATAAAACTGAATTCCTGCTCCCAGTAGCGCAGAACATAAGGTTTGACTCCGACTATCCGACTGACCTCGCCGATCCGGAAAAAAAGCTTATCAGGAACCCTTTCTTCTGAGGTCATTCACCCCACTCTTTACCTTTTACACCCAAGATTCCGGAAAATTCAAACTTGGCGCGGTTCAGGGATTTAGCTGGTCACGCAAGACATTGCTGGCCTTAAAACTCAGGACACGACGGGCGGAAATAGTGATTTCTTCCCCGGTCTGCGGATTACGTCCGCGACGGGGCTTTTTATGCTGAATATTAAAACTGCCAAAGCCGGAAATCTTGACGTTTTCCCCTTGCTCCAGGG of the Pseudomonadota bacterium genome contains:
- a CDS encoding MerR family transcriptional regulator; translated protein: MTSEERVPDKLFFRIGEVSRIVGVKPYVLRYWEQEFSFIKPEKSNGKQRLYRRCDVIALCRIRRLLHEERYTIEGTRKKIREIMAAGQEKKVSPSAEICLRNLRNELQTIRSLIENHLQQE
- a CDS encoding integration host factor subunit alpha, with translation MTKADMVEVVYERIGVSKREAARIVENLFDILKETLEQGENVKISGFGSFNIQHKKPRRGRNPQTGEEITISARRVLSFKASNVLRDQLNP